In the Thermoanaerobacter uzonensis DSM 18761 genome, AGTTGACTTTCTTTAGGTAAAAGATAAAGCACTAACCCGACAATTACAACTATAATTAAACCCAATAGTGCTTTTTGTTTTATTTTCATATAACCAGCTCCCCTAAATTATCCTTCAATATATATTAGTACAAATTTTTAAATAATAGAACTTTTTCACTTAAAAAATAAAAAAGCACCTTAAAAAAGCGAAAAGGTACTTCAGTTTGTTGACAAAGTTAAAAAATATTCAAAAGGAGATATTTTGCATCGTCGCTCCGATGTTCCAAAGCGACAAAACTAAAGCTCGACCTTCGGGCTCCTGCAGGGTACCGGGCACAATCGGCATCCATGCCTTAAGGTGCCCGCCTCCGCCATCCATGGCTTCGGCCCTGCCTCCACCCTCTGTCTTGCTAAGTTTTGTTACCGCTTTGTAACAAGTCGCTCCTTATGCAAAATATCTCCTTTACGAAAGTTTGTCTACAGTCTGAAGCACCTTAAAAAGCGAAAAGGTGCTTTTAGCTCAATTCGTGAATAAATAATCCGCTTCTTAGTTTAGGCTCAAACCAGGTAGACTTAGGAGGCATTATCATTCCCGTATCGGCAACAGCAATTAAATCTTCAACTGTTGTGGGGTGCATAGAAAAAGCCACTCTCATGTCTTCCTTAACTCTTCTTTCTAATTCTTCTAAGCCTCTAATTCCGCCTACAAAATCAATCCTTTTATCAGTTCTTGGATCTTTTATCCCCAAAATAGGATCCAAAAGATTTTTTTGTAAGATAGACACATCTAAACTTTCTATCGGATCCGATGGGTTAAAAGTACCTTCTTTGGCAGTAAGTTTGTACCAATTTCCTGATAGATACATGCCAAAAGTGTGCTTTTGCGAAGGATTGAAAGACTGGCCTTCATTACATTTCTCTACTTCAAATTTCTCTTCTATTTTTTCGATAAATTCACTTTCGGAATAGCCGTTTAAATCCTTTACCACCCTATTATACGGCATGATAAAAACTTCATCATGGGGCACTAACACTGCTAAAAAATAATTAAACTCCTCATCTCCTTTATAATCAGGATTTTGCTCTCTCCTCTTTAAGCCTACTTTTACAGAAGCAGCAGCCCGATGATGTCCATCTGCAATGTAAAGATAGTCTATTTCCTTAAAAACATAAGTAATTTTATTTATTAAGGATTTGTCATCTATAATCCATACTGTATGTCTTATTTCATCCTCTGATGTAAAATCATATACAGGATTTTTGCTCCCCATCCAGCTATTTAACAACTTTTTAAGCTCTGGGTTGGCTTTGTAGGTTAAAAAAACTGGACTGGTGTGAGCATCACAGTAATCCATGTGATTTATTCTATCCTGTTCTTTCTCCGGCAGAGTAAGCTCATGCTTTTTAATTATCCCTTCTAAATACTCATCAATCGAAACAGTCGCTACCAATCCCACTTGACTCCTGCCGTTCATTATTTCTCTATAGATGTAATAGTTCTCCTCATTATCTTTTATTAACAGTCCTTTTTTAAGCATTTTGTCAAAATTTTCTCTCGCTTTTTCATAAACTATTTTATCGTAAGGATTTATAGAGGGAGCTAAATCTATTTCTGCCCTATCCACATGAAGAAATGAATAAGAATTATCTTTCGCCAAATTTCTCGCTTCTTCGGTATTTACGACGTCATAAGGCAGGGACGCTATCTTATCTGCCAATCCCGGTACAGGCCTTATTGCCTTAAAGGGTTTTACTGTAGCCATAATAATCCTCCTAAAAATTTATTTCAACTGGTTTCAATGCTTTTATTATATCATATCACTTTATAAATGCAATGTATTAAAGTAAATTATCTTTTAATCTCACTTCCCGACAAATAATCACCCGGCTCTACATTAAAATTTATAGTTTCGCCATCACTTACTGCAATTACAGTCCCACATTCATCTGTTCTATATACTATTATTCCTAATGACCTAAGCTTTTTCATTATTTCTTTGTGGGGATGACCATAGTCATTGTATCTACCACAAGATATAACAGCATATTTAGGATGTACTGCCTTTAAAAATGCCCACGTAGAAGCTGAAGAACTGCCATGATGCCCAATTTTTAATACGTCAGCTTTTAAATTATATCCTTCACTTAGCATTTCCTTTTCAGATTGTTCACCAGCATCTCCTGTAAACAAAAAAGAGGTATTACCATACGTAATTTTTACTACTGCACTATAATTATTTAAGTCCTCGTAATGGGAACTATTTGGCGCAAGCATTTTTGCAATTATCCCATCTTCAAGGTCAATTACTACTCCTGCTTTTGCGACATTTATCGAAAGTCCTTTTGATTTTGCTGCTTTTAAAACTTCTTCAAATGTCTTTGTTGTCGTCATTACTTTAGGCATATAAAACTTTCCTATTTTGAAGGTTTTTATAACTTCTACTATACCACCTATGTGGTCATTATGAGGGTGTGTTCCGATAAGTATATCAATTTTATTGATTCCACGGCTTTTTATGTAATTTTCAACTTTACTGCCCATTTCAGACGTTCCTGCATCTATTAACATTGTTTTCCCTGATGGAGTTTGGATAAATATACTGTCTCCTTGTCCTACGTCTATATAATTTATTGTTAAACTAACTGTTTCGGATTTTTTAACTGTTTCTTGCTGGCTTTTTGTCCCCTTATCCTGTAAAAGTTGTTGAACTTCATGAGTAGATGTATTGTCAAATATTATACAGCCTGTCAATATAAATGCAAATAGTATTAATATAAAGGGCAACAATAATCTCTTCTTGTACATAGCTAAAACCTCTCCTTCAAATTATGCACCTTTTTAACATTTATCCATCTTTCTTCATCTTTAAATAAGTCCTTTGCTAAATCTTCAATAGACTACTATCGACAACACAAATTTCGTTTTCTTTAGGCATTATTATCGCCTCTTTAAAAAATAATTAATTCTTTTTTCAAATGAACGAAGCAAAAAGACTCTGATTTCATAAGGCTAATTTTTGTTTTGAGCAAAGCGAAAATGAAAAAATTACAAAGTGGTGAGGCAGAGAAAAAATCATTCATAAAAAATAGTGACTTACTCTAAATGCCTGCTATAAAAAGAGAATAATAATAAAAGCATATAAATTATATCACAAAATTTACGAAAGATGTCACGGTGATTATATGCTTCAGTTTAAAACTAAAGGGTAGGCTTTCAGGAAAATACCCACCCCAACTCTTGACAAAGAGCCAAAGTTATAAGCGCTTATTTTTCGCAATCAACTCGCAATCAAAAAAGGGTATCGACTTTTTATCGATACCCTGAAACCTGCTTAAATACTGGAGCTGGCGAAAGGACTTGAACCTTCAACCTGCTGATTACAAGTAGGAAATTTTATTATTTAACTATTTTTAACTGGTTTTATTAAGTCTTAAAAATGCCTAAAAAATAGGCTTTTTTGTTTTTAAAATTGGAAGTTGTTAGCCTCATTTCATGCATAAATTTATTTATTATGTGACCATTTTGTGA is a window encoding:
- a CDS encoding ComEC/Rec2 family competence protein, encoding MYKKRLLLPFILILFAFILTGCIIFDNTSTHEVQQLLQDKGTKSQQETVKKSETVSLTINYIDVGQGDSIFIQTPSGKTMLIDAGTSEMGSKVENYIKSRGINKIDILIGTHPHNDHIGGIVEVIKTFKIGKFYMPKVMTTTKTFEEVLKAAKSKGLSINVAKAGVVIDLEDGIIAKMLAPNSSHYEDLNNYSAVVKITYGNTSFLFTGDAGEQSEKEMLSEGYNLKADVLKIGHHGSSSASTWAFLKAVHPKYAVISCGRYNDYGHPHKEIMKKLRSLGIIVYRTDECGTVIAVSDGETINFNVEPGDYLSGSEIKR
- a CDS encoding DUF1015 domain-containing protein, whose amino-acid sequence is MATVKPFKAIRPVPGLADKIASLPYDVVNTEEARNLAKDNSYSFLHVDRAEIDLAPSINPYDKIVYEKARENFDKMLKKGLLIKDNEENYYIYREIMNGRSQVGLVATVSIDEYLEGIIKKHELTLPEKEQDRINHMDYCDAHTSPVFLTYKANPELKKLLNSWMGSKNPVYDFTSEDEIRHTVWIIDDKSLINKITYVFKEIDYLYIADGHHRAAASVKVGLKRREQNPDYKGDEEFNYFLAVLVPHDEVFIMPYNRVVKDLNGYSESEFIEKIEEKFEVEKCNEGQSFNPSQKHTFGMYLSGNWYKLTAKEGTFNPSDPIESLDVSILQKNLLDPILGIKDPRTDKRIDFVGGIRGLEELERRVKEDMRVAFSMHPTTVEDLIAVADTGMIMPPKSTWFEPKLRSGLFIHELS